From one Anoplolepis gracilipes chromosome 10, ASM4749672v1, whole genome shotgun sequence genomic stretch:
- the LOC140670680 gene encoding uncharacterized protein, giving the protein MLSSKTFDVHPDQVYAKCYRMPFFNNTSVDDSDSNIQDTLIPQNNIPYQERQAHQGRAYNSGKRVETELKRMNNLLEKIFKCVQHRRHSPQKPTVLPITSLIDMDKFERVDEENYSDVVNYLSYIGGFNLKEAVNLCFKEAMEDSLTPSFTWWGREGGRSLYNARLTVAIYDAVCHNQHFDKPTRTEFQMQFRETLRAAKERVKHRLRGPRTRAINHERRDCNLWTD; this is encoded by the exons ATGTTAAGCAGTAAAACTTTTGATGTTCATCCAGATCAAGTTTATGCAAAATGTTACAGAATGCCTTTCTTCAATAATACATCAGTGGACGATAGCGACA GTAACATTCAAGACACATTGATACCTCAGAACAACATTCCATATCAAGAACGTCAAGCCCACCAAGG AAGAGCATACAACTCTGGAAAACGCGTAGAAACAGAGCTGAA aaGAATGaacaatttattagaaaaaatttttaaatgcgtGCAACATCGCCGTCATTCACCACAAAAACCAACGGTCCTCCCGATAACATCTTTAATAGATATGGATAAATTTGAAAGAGTCGATGAGGAAAATTATTCTGACGTG gTCAATTATTTAAGTTACATCGGCggttttaatttaaaggaaGCGGTGAACCTTTGTTTTAAGGAGGCTATGGAAGACTCCTTAACACCGTCGTTTACTTGGTGGGGCCGTGAGGGAGGACGATCTTTATATAATGCTCGTCTTACTGTTGCTATTTATG atgCTGTATGTCATAACCAGCATTTTGATAAACCGACTCGGACAGAATTTCAAATGCAATTTAGAGAAACCCTTAGAGCAGCAAAAGAAAGAGTGAAACATAGATTGCGTGGTCCACGAACGCGAGCAATCAATCATGAAAGAAGAGACTGCAACTTATGGACTGATTAG